In the genome of Noviherbaspirillum sp. L7-7A, one region contains:
- a CDS encoding PhzF family phenazine biosynthesis protein, with amino-acid sequence MASYPFRLLNVFADTTFGGNPLCVFEHADGMDDATMQALALQFNLSETTFILPSQQASARVRVFTTGYEMRFAGHPTLGTAHVVRDLLATGDALTLEFQAGIVPVTAQGDAWTFTAPHRGAPRTADAGMADAEVAALLGLREEDLLSSPLWVDIGADQLLVPLRTPEAVRRACPDGARIADWPVSSLGRKTAYVFAFDPQHAGQVEARYFFTKQGGGVAEDPGTGSACANLGGWLCATGRALPARFQVSQGDAVGRPNRLHLEVGADGAIRVGGRVLEIGRGVVNL; translated from the coding sequence ATGGCCAGTTACCCTTTCCGCCTGCTGAACGTCTTTGCTGACACCACCTTCGGCGGCAATCCGCTGTGCGTGTTCGAGCATGCCGACGGCATGGACGACGCCACCATGCAGGCGCTGGCGCTGCAGTTCAACCTGTCGGAAACCACTTTTATCCTGCCGTCACAGCAGGCCAGCGCCCGGGTCAGGGTGTTCACCACCGGCTATGAGATGCGCTTCGCCGGGCATCCCACGCTGGGCACCGCTCACGTGGTGCGCGACCTGCTGGCCACTGGCGACGCGCTGACGCTGGAATTCCAGGCCGGCATCGTGCCGGTGACCGCACAGGGCGACGCCTGGACTTTCACCGCGCCGCATCGCGGCGCCCCGCGCACTGCCGATGCCGGCATGGCCGACGCCGAAGTGGCAGCGCTGCTGGGCCTGCGGGAAGAAGACCTGCTGTCGTCGCCGCTGTGGGTCGACATCGGCGCCGACCAGCTACTGGTGCCGCTGCGCACCCCGGAAGCGGTACGTCGCGCCTGCCCCGACGGCGCCCGCATCGCCGACTGGCCAGTCAGCAGCCTGGGCCGAAAGACCGCTTATGTGTTTGCCTTCGACCCGCAGCATGCAGGCCAGGTGGAAGCGCGCTACTTCTTCACCAAGCAGGGCGGCGGCGTAGCCGAAGACCCCGGCACCGGCTCGGCCTGTGCCAACCTGGGCGGCTGGCTGTGTGCCACTGGCAGGGCGCTGCCGGCGCGCTTCCAGGTCAGCCAGGGGGATGCCGTCGGCCGGCCAAACCGGCTGCATCTGGAAGTGGGGGCCGACGGCGCGATCCGGGTCGGCGGCCGGGTGCTTGAGATTGGCCGCGGCGTGGTGAATCTTTAG
- a CDS encoding transposase — translation MIARFLANEGLRLRAYQPPTPEQRQIDQLLRRRSKIVTLKTALQLTCSDAPCLRTETARLLKSFAALLKQIDQQLATLQQAMPERAQQLERLQSIPGVGPLTACWLANLLDRVPFANSDALVAFTGMDPQPCDSQTYEHCRERGWTMTEAIVIFARKMLRIALAMHKTQKCFDAQFVGKTA, via the coding sequence ATGATCGCCCGCTTCCTGGCTAACGAAGGACTACGGCTGCGTGCCTACCAGCCTCCCACGCCAGAGCAGCGTCAGATCGACCAGCTGCTGCGCCGGCGCAGCAAGATCGTCACGCTCAAGACCGCCTTGCAACTTACCTGCAGCGACGCGCCTTGCCTGCGCACCGAAACGGCCAGGCTGCTCAAGAGCTTTGCCGCCCTGCTCAAGCAGATCGACCAGCAACTGGCCACCTTGCAGCAGGCCATGCCCGAGCGGGCCCAACAACTTGAGCGCCTGCAGTCGATCCCGGGCGTGGGACCGCTAACCGCATGCTGGCTGGCCAATCTGCTGGACCGGGTGCCGTTCGCCAATAGCGATGCCTTGGTGGCCTTTACGGGCATGGATCCGCAACCATGTGATTCCCAGACCTATGAGCACTGCCGGGAACGGGGCTGGACGATGACGGAAGCGATCGTGATTTTTGCCCGCAAGATGCTGCGCATTGCCCTGGCCATGCACAAGACGCAGAAGTGCTTCGATGCGCAATTTGTTGGAAAAACAGCTTGA
- a CDS encoding DSD1 family PLP-dependent enzyme produces the protein MASRLPSMTLPTHAGIDLDLPPAARPGQSLAEVDTPSLILDLGVFERNVDRMQALADRAGIRLRPHAKAHKCPDIALAQMARGAVGICCQKASEALPFVRAGIADIHISNELAGPAKARILAALARHARISVCVDDARQVAALAQACAEAQVMVTVFVEIDVGQGRCGVTDADAALRLVEEIALHPGLRFGGLQAYHGGAQHRRSRVERREAAAQAAAKAGAVVARLQAAGMACEVVTGGGTGSVEFDLASGVYTEIQPGSYVFMDGDYGRNEWNPATGFGHSLFIASAVMSVAPPTRVVLDAGLKSMAVDSGLPLIKQPDGGALRYVAANDEHGIVECGEGTARPGLGEQLLLIPGHCDPTLNLYDELVGIRNGQVECVWPVAARGLSR, from the coding sequence ATGGCTTCCCGCTTACCTTCCATGACGCTTCCCACGCACGCCGGCATCGACCTCGATCTTCCACCCGCCGCCCGGCCCGGCCAGTCACTGGCCGAGGTTGACACACCTTCGCTGATCCTCGACCTCGGTGTCTTCGAGCGCAACGTCGATCGCATGCAGGCGTTGGCCGACCGTGCCGGCATCCGCCTTCGGCCGCATGCCAAGGCCCACAAATGCCCTGACATCGCGCTGGCCCAGATGGCGCGGGGCGCGGTAGGCATCTGCTGCCAGAAGGCCAGCGAGGCCCTGCCCTTCGTGCGCGCCGGCATTGCCGACATCCATATCAGCAATGAGCTTGCCGGCCCGGCCAAGGCCCGCATTCTGGCGGCGCTAGCGCGGCATGCGCGCATCAGCGTCTGCGTCGACGATGCGCGGCAGGTCGCGGCGCTGGCGCAGGCCTGCGCCGAGGCGCAAGTGATGGTCACCGTGTTCGTTGAAATTGATGTCGGCCAGGGCCGCTGCGGCGTGACCGATGCCGACGCGGCGCTGCGCCTGGTTGAAGAGATTGCCCTGCACCCCGGCCTGCGTTTCGGCGGCCTGCAGGCTTACCATGGCGGCGCGCAGCATCGGCGCAGCAGGGTCGAGCGGCGCGAGGCCGCTGCCCAGGCTGCGGCCAAGGCCGGCGCGGTGGTGGCGCGGCTGCAGGCGGCTGGCATGGCATGCGAGGTGGTGACGGGCGGCGGCACCGGCAGCGTCGAGTTTGATCTTGCCAGCGGTGTCTATACCGAGATCCAGCCCGGCTCCTATGTGTTCATGGATGGCGACTATGGCCGCAATGAATGGAACCCGGCCACCGGCTTTGGCCACAGCCTGTTCATCGCCTCCGCGGTGATGAGCGTGGCGCCGCCGACGCGGGTGGTGCTGGACGCCGGCCTGAAATCGATGGCGGTGGACTCAGGCCTGCCGCTGATCAAACAGCCCGACGGCGGCGCACTGCGCTATGTCGCTGCCAACGACGAGCACGGCATTGTCGAATGCGGCGAAGGCACCGCCCGGCCTGGCCTGGGCGAGCAGTTGCTGCTGATACCGGGCCACTGCGATCCGACCCTGAACCTGTACGACGAACTGGTGGGCATACGCAATGGCCAGGTCGAATGCGTGTGGCCGGTGGCGGCGCGCGGCCTGAGCCGCTAA
- a CDS encoding non-heme iron oxygenase ferredoxin subunit → MAENWIDVSAEDEVPQEDVIGVEAQGQDIALYSVEGQVYASDGICTHGHARLCDGFLDGFEIECPLHQGKFDIRNGHAMCAPVTEDIKVYPVKIEDGRVFVDIG, encoded by the coding sequence ATGGCAGAAAACTGGATTGATGTAAGCGCAGAAGACGAGGTGCCGCAGGAAGATGTGATCGGTGTGGAGGCGCAGGGCCAGGACATTGCGCTCTACAGCGTGGAAGGCCAGGTGTATGCCAGCGACGGCATCTGCACCCATGGCCATGCCCGCCTGTGCGACGGCTTCCTCGACGGCTTCGAGATCGAGTGCCCGCTACACCAGGGCAAGTTCGACATCCGCAACGGCCACGCCATGTGCGCGCCTGTGACGGAAGACATCAAGGTCTACCCGGTGAAGATCGAGGATGGCCGGGTGTTCGTCGATATCGGCTAA
- a CDS encoding aromatic-ring-hydroxylating dioxygenase subunit beta — protein MENPTITMQAWLALVQLHADYAAAVDREDWDAWVDFFTEDCVYKVQPRENHERGFPLATLSLLSRNMLRDRAYGIKETLFHDPYYQRHVVGLPRILKADGEVIEAETNYSVFRTKLGQETTVFNVGRYIDRIRVTPAGLKFASRLCIFDTEMIPNSLIYPI, from the coding sequence ATGGAAAACCCGACGATCACGATGCAGGCCTGGCTGGCCCTAGTCCAGCTCCATGCTGATTATGCCGCTGCCGTGGACCGCGAGGACTGGGACGCCTGGGTGGACTTCTTTACCGAGGATTGCGTCTACAAGGTGCAGCCGCGTGAAAACCATGAGCGGGGCTTTCCGCTGGCCACGCTGTCGCTCCTGAGCCGCAACATGCTCAGGGACCGCGCCTACGGCATCAAGGAGACCCTGTTCCACGATCCGTATTACCAGCGGCATGTGGTGGGCCTGCCGCGCATCCTGAAGGCCGATGGCGAGGTCATCGAGGCCGAGACCAACTATTCAGTGTTTCGCACCAAGCTCGGGCAGGAAACCACGGTATTCAATGTCGGCCGCTACATCGACCGCATACGGGTCACGCCGGCTGGCCTGAAATTCGCATCGCGGCTATGCATTTTCGATACCGAGATGATTCCCAATTCACTGATTTATCCGATCTGA
- a CDS encoding aromatic ring-hydroxylating dioxygenase subunit alpha, whose protein sequence is MGDMPAVFPTNPTWEGDGSSRIPFWAYTDEALYKKELERFFYQGHWCYVGLEAEIPNPGDFKRTVVGERSVIMVRDADGAINVVENVCAHRGMQFCRKRHGNQTEFVCPYHQWNYSLKGDLQGVPFRRGVKQDGKVQGGMPKEFNTGEHGLTKLKVATRGGVVFASFDHGIESLEDFLGPDILHYFDRLFNGRKLTLLGYNRQRIPGNWKLMQENIKDPYHPGLLHTWFITYGLWRADNKSQLVMDAQFRHAAMISTRGNRGAKSEVTAGVTSFKESMEIQDKRLLDIVPEPWWQGPTAVMMTLFPSVIFQQQVNSVSTRHIQPSGTGSFDFVWTHFGFEDDTPEMTERRLIQANLFGPAGFVSADDGEVIEFSQSGFEQKPFHRALAELGGYDCSNTDHMVTETLIRGMYHYWRKVMEV, encoded by the coding sequence ATGGGCGACATGCCGGCGGTATTTCCAACGAACCCCACCTGGGAAGGCGACGGCAGCAGCCGCATCCCGTTCTGGGCCTACACCGACGAGGCGCTGTACAAAAAGGAACTGGAGCGATTCTTTTACCAGGGCCACTGGTGCTATGTCGGCCTGGAAGCCGAAATCCCCAACCCGGGCGACTTCAAGCGCACCGTGGTCGGCGAGCGCTCGGTGATCATGGTGCGCGATGCAGACGGCGCCATCAATGTAGTGGAAAACGTTTGCGCCCATCGCGGCATGCAGTTCTGCCGCAAGCGCCACGGCAACCAGACCGAGTTCGTCTGCCCCTATCACCAGTGGAACTACAGCCTGAAGGGCGACCTGCAGGGCGTGCCGTTCCGGCGCGGCGTGAAGCAGGACGGCAAGGTGCAGGGCGGCATGCCCAAGGAATTCAACACCGGGGAGCATGGCCTGACCAAACTGAAGGTGGCCACCCGCGGCGGCGTGGTGTTCGCCTCCTTCGACCATGGCATCGAGTCGCTGGAAGACTTCCTGGGGCCGGACATCCTGCATTACTTCGACCGCCTGTTCAACGGCCGCAAGCTGACCCTGCTCGGCTACAATCGCCAGCGCATACCCGGCAACTGGAAGCTGATGCAGGAGAACATCAAGGACCCTTATCATCCCGGCCTGCTGCATACCTGGTTCATCACCTATGGCCTGTGGCGCGCCGATAACAAGTCGCAGCTGGTGATGGACGCGCAGTTCCGCCATGCGGCGATGATCTCGACCCGTGGCAATAGGGGCGCGAAGTCCGAGGTCACGGCCGGCGTCACCAGCTTCAAGGAAAGCATGGAGATCCAGGATAAGCGCCTGCTCGACATCGTGCCCGAGCCGTGGTGGCAAGGCCCGACGGCGGTGATGATGACGCTGTTTCCCAGTGTGATCTTCCAGCAACAGGTCAACAGCGTATCGACCCGCCACATCCAGCCCAGCGGCACCGGCTCCTTCGACTTCGTCTGGACCCATTTCGGCTTTGAGGACGATACCCCGGAAATGACCGAGCGCCGGCTGATCCAAGCCAACCTGTTCGGCCCCGCCGGCTTCGTGTCGGCCGACGACGGCGAGGTAATCGAGTTCTCGCAGAGCGGCTTCGAGCAGAAGCCCTTTCACCGGGCGCTGGCGGAACTGGGTGGCTATGACTGCAGCAACACCGACCACATGGTGACCGAGACGCTGATCCGTGGCATGTACCACTACTGGCGCAAGGTGATGGAGGTCTGA
- a CDS encoding 2Fe-2S iron-sulfur cluster-binding protein, with protein sequence MKLRVQPANRFIEAAPGANLLATLREHGIAMSYSCTAGRCGTCRCRVSAGSVQDTGRQAKITHPGDGEYVLACTSVLTEDCTIEIPESDEIVIHPARILKAIVLAIDALSHDILRLRLKPAKPLAFSPGQYASLQFTPAHVRPYSMAGLAQDDELEFHVRLVPGGRVTRYIANELRLGDAVRVSGPLGTAYLRAKHEGPMLCVAGGTGLAPVLSIVRGAIAAGMRNPIHLYFGVRTPQDVYYADRLAELAHAHDNLHVHIVVANGSGGSGWRHGLLTEALAQDWTSLAGFRAYLCGAPAMVEAAALLVRARGVTPDQLHADAFYPAMD encoded by the coding sequence ATGAAACTGCGCGTGCAGCCTGCCAACCGCTTCATCGAAGCCGCTCCCGGCGCCAATCTGCTGGCCACGCTGCGCGAGCATGGCATTGCGATGTCGTACAGCTGCACCGCTGGGCGCTGCGGCACCTGCCGCTGCAGGGTCAGCGCCGGCAGCGTGCAGGACACCGGACGCCAGGCCAAGATCACCCATCCCGGCGATGGCGAGTACGTGCTAGCCTGCACCAGCGTACTGACCGAAGACTGCACGATCGAGATACCTGAGTCGGATGAAATCGTCATCCATCCGGCCCGCATCCTGAAGGCGATCGTGCTGGCAATCGACGCGCTGTCCCATGACATCCTGCGGCTGCGCCTGAAACCCGCCAAGCCGCTGGCGTTCTCGCCCGGCCAGTACGCCAGCCTGCAGTTCACGCCGGCGCATGTGCGACCCTATTCGATGGCAGGCCTGGCGCAGGATGACGAACTCGAATTTCATGTGCGGCTGGTGCCGGGCGGACGGGTCACCCGGTATATCGCCAACGAACTCAGGCTCGGCGACGCGGTGCGTGTGAGCGGCCCGCTCGGCACCGCCTACCTGCGCGCGAAGCACGAGGGGCCGATGCTGTGCGTGGCAGGCGGCACGGGCCTGGCGCCGGTCTTGTCCATCGTGCGTGGCGCAATCGCTGCGGGCATGCGCAATCCGATCCATCTGTATTTCGGCGTGCGTACGCCGCAGGACGTGTATTACGCCGACCGGCTGGCTGAACTGGCACATGCACACGACAACCTGCATGTGCATATCGTGGTTGCCAACGGCAGCGGCGGCAGTGGATGGCGGCACGGCCTGCTGACCGAGGCGCTGGCGCAGGACTGGACCAGCCTGGCGGGCTTTCGCGCCTACCTGTGCGGCGCGCCGGCCATGGTGGAAGCGGCAGCGCTGCTGGTGAGAGCCCGCGGCGTGACACCGGACCAGCTGCATGCCGACGCGTTCTATCCGGCGATGGATTAG
- a CDS encoding LysR family transcriptional regulator → MQLKDVDLNLLIVFHQLFTEKSVSAVAAQLGLTQPAVSNALARLRRLMNDELFLRTSRGMEPTPYAIELSEPVAYALGALHDALNRKTDFEPAASNRKFTVAMTDIGEIYFLPRLMTRLAQLAPGVTVSTVRNRETNLADALQAGHVDLALGLLPQLKSGFFQRGLFRQRYVCMFRQGHALDRNAISVAEFATASHVVVVAEGTGHATVDESVQRRGIARKVVLTVPHFVALGHILSSTDMVATVPERYAQACLAPFNLRYLPHPVPLPDIGINLFWHARFHKDPASIWLRKVLFDLFSDQAQP, encoded by the coding sequence ATGCAACTCAAAGATGTCGACCTGAACCTGCTGATCGTGTTCCACCAGCTTTTCACGGAAAAGAGCGTCTCGGCCGTCGCCGCGCAACTGGGGCTGACCCAGCCGGCGGTCAGCAATGCGCTGGCGCGGCTGCGCCGGCTGATGAATGACGAACTGTTCCTGCGCACCTCGCGCGGCATGGAACCCACGCCGTACGCAATCGAGCTGTCCGAGCCGGTGGCCTATGCGCTGGGGGCGCTGCATGACGCCCTGAACCGCAAGACCGATTTCGAACCGGCCGCCAGCAACCGCAAATTCACGGTGGCGATGACGGATATCGGCGAGATCTACTTCCTGCCGCGCCTGATGACCCGGCTGGCCCAACTGGCGCCAGGCGTCACCGTGAGCACGGTGCGCAACCGGGAAACCAACCTGGCCGATGCGCTGCAGGCCGGGCATGTCGACCTTGCACTGGGCCTGCTGCCACAGCTGAAGTCGGGTTTTTTTCAGCGCGGCCTGTTCCGGCAGCGTTATGTCTGCATGTTCCGGCAAGGCCATGCGCTGGACCGGAATGCGATTTCAGTTGCCGAGTTCGCCACGGCCAGCCACGTGGTCGTGGTGGCCGAGGGCACCGGGCATGCCACGGTGGACGAGTCGGTACAGCGCCGCGGCATCGCCCGCAAGGTGGTGCTGACCGTGCCGCACTTCGTTGCACTGGGCCACATCCTTTCCAGCACCGACATGGTGGCCACCGTTCCCGAGCGTTATGCGCAGGCCTGTCTGGCACCGTTCAATCTGCGCTACCTGCCGCATCCGGTGCCGCTGCCGGATATCGGCATTAATCTCTTCTGGCATGCCAGGTTCCACAAGGACCCGGCAAGCATCTGGCTGCGCAAGGTACTCTTCGACCTGTTCTCGGACCAGGCGCAGCCATAG
- a CDS encoding nuclear transport factor 2 family protein produces MSTEANRQFARRGYDLFMKGDIEGVIGLCADDIAWASPKTEPISFSGSFHGKAEVARFFHLMSETIEFERFEPQCFIADGDKVAVSGISRARVLENGAKFDDAWVHIFTMKNGKIARFEQYNNSAAFVAAMSAPLLSNEDMAGAV; encoded by the coding sequence ATGAGCACCGAAGCAAACCGGCAATTCGCCAGGCGTGGCTACGACCTGTTCATGAAGGGCGATATCGAAGGCGTGATCGGCCTGTGCGCCGACGACATTGCCTGGGCCAGCCCGAAGACGGAACCGATTTCCTTTTCAGGCAGCTTCCACGGCAAGGCGGAAGTCGCGCGGTTTTTTCACCTGATGTCCGAAACCATCGAATTCGAACGCTTTGAGCCGCAGTGCTTCATTGCCGATGGCGACAAGGTAGCCGTAAGCGGCATCTCGCGTGCCAGGGTGCTGGAAAACGGCGCCAAGTTCGATGATGCCTGGGTGCATATTTTCACGATGAAAAACGGGAAGATCGCCCGTTTCGAGCAGTACAACAATTCAGCGGCTTTCGTAGCCGCCATGTCCGCGCCGCTGCTGAGCAACGAAGACATGGCGGGCGCGGTCTGA
- a CDS encoding cytochrome c has product MALAAGALFFTGRPGATAYIDPSDAALVARGKPIYTQHCAACHGVNLEGQPNWRERQPDGRLPAPPHDVSGHTWHHPDAVLVDIVKHGLVPGRTAPDAYVSDMPAYERVLSDADVLAVLAYIKHGWPEEALQAQQEVTLQHNQRSP; this is encoded by the coding sequence CTGGCCCTGGCGGCGGGCGCTTTATTTTTCACCGGCCGGCCCGGCGCCACTGCCTACATCGACCCGTCCGACGCGGCGCTGGTCGCGCGTGGCAAGCCTATCTACACCCAGCACTGCGCCGCCTGTCATGGCGTTAATCTGGAAGGGCAGCCGAACTGGCGCGAGCGCCAGCCCGACGGCCGCCTGCCGGCGCCGCCGCATGATGTGAGCGGCCATACCTGGCATCACCCCGACGCGGTGCTGGTGGATATCGTCAAGCATGGCCTAGTGCCGGGCAGGACTGCACCCGATGCGTACGTGAGCGACATGCCAGCCTATGAACGGGTGCTGTCGGATGCCGACGTGTTGGCCGTGCTGGCCTATATCAAGCACGGCTGGCCGGAGGAAGCCTTGCAGGCGCAGCAGGAAGTCACCCTGCAGCACAATCAGAGAAGCCCCTGA
- a CDS encoding dicarboxylate/amino acid:cation symporter translates to MKRNKLTSWIAIAMVSGVAVGYLCHSLAADAAAAKEIASYFTMVTDIFLRLIKMIIAPLVLATLVGGLAGMGDASAVGRIGGKALGWFITASLCSLMIGLVMSNLLQPGHAVNVPLPDAGTATDLKTNALNLKQFVTHVFPKSIVESMANNEILQILVFALFFGVALGKLHDSTARSLLKTTQEIGHVMLQVTDYVMRFAPVGVFAAVAAIITTQGLGVLLVYGRYMASFFAALAVLWVVLIFAGYCVLGREVFRLLKLIRNPMLIGFSTASSESAYPKLMEQLDKFGVQKKVTSFVLPLGYSFNLDGSMMYTAFAALFISQAYNIPLTLGQQITMLLVLMVSSKGIAGVPRASLVVVAAVLPMFNLPEAGLLLVMGVDHFLDMGRTVTNVLGNAIATTVVAKWENAIDRIDPELAESEDVLPLPEEERETTPA, encoded by the coding sequence ATGAAAAGGAACAAACTTACCAGCTGGATCGCCATTGCCATGGTGTCCGGCGTTGCAGTCGGCTATCTCTGCCACTCGCTTGCCGCGGATGCGGCGGCAGCCAAGGAGATTGCCAGTTATTTCACGATGGTCACCGACATCTTCCTTCGGCTGATCAAGATGATCATTGCGCCGCTGGTGCTGGCCACGCTGGTCGGCGGCCTGGCCGGTATGGGCGATGCAAGCGCCGTGGGCCGCATTGGCGGCAAGGCGCTGGGCTGGTTCATTACGGCTTCGCTCTGTTCCCTGATGATCGGTCTGGTGATGTCCAACCTGCTCCAGCCCGGCCATGCGGTGAATGTGCCGCTGCCGGACGCCGGCACGGCCACCGACCTCAAGACCAACGCATTGAACCTGAAGCAGTTCGTGACCCACGTCTTCCCCAAGAGCATCGTGGAGTCGATGGCCAACAATGAAATTCTGCAGATCTTGGTGTTTGCGCTGTTCTTCGGCGTAGCGCTGGGCAAGCTGCATGACAGCACCGCCCGCAGCCTGCTGAAAACCACGCAGGAGATCGGCCACGTGATGCTGCAGGTAACCGACTATGTGATGCGCTTTGCGCCGGTGGGCGTATTCGCCGCCGTGGCCGCCATCATCACTACCCAGGGTCTGGGCGTGCTGCTAGTGTATGGCCGCTACATGGCCAGCTTCTTTGCCGCGCTGGCGGTGCTGTGGGTGGTGCTGATCTTCGCCGGCTATTGCGTGCTGGGCCGCGAGGTGTTCCGCCTGCTGAAGCTGATCCGCAATCCGATGCTGATCGGCTTTTCCACCGCCTCCAGCGAGTCGGCCTATCCGAAGCTGATGGAACAGCTGGACAAATTCGGCGTGCAAAAGAAAGTAACCAGCTTCGTGCTGCCGCTGGGCTATTCCTTTAACCTCGACGGCTCGATGATGTACACCGCCTTCGCCGCGCTGTTCATTTCCCAGGCCTACAACATCCCGCTGACGCTGGGCCAGCAGATCACCATGCTGCTAGTGCTGATGGTGTCGTCCAAGGGCATCGCCGGCGTGCCGCGCGCCTCGCTAGTGGTGGTGGCCGCGGTGCTGCCGATGTTCAACCTGCCGGAAGCCGGCCTGCTGCTGGTGATGGGCGTGGATCACTTCCTTGACATGGGCCGTACTGTTACCAATGTGCTGGGCAATGCGATCGCCACGACCGTCGTGGCCAAGTGGGAAAACGCGATCGACCGGATCGATCCCGAGTTGGCCGAGTCCGAAGACGTTCTGCCATTGCCCGAGGAAGAACGGGAAACCACCCCGGCATAG